The genome window TGGTACTTGAGGCCGTAGACGTTCTCGCCGGGCACGTCCTCGTGGGTCAGCACCGCGTGCACACCCGGCTGGGCCAGCGCGCGGGAGACGTCGAGGCGGACGATCCGGGCGTGCGGGTGCGGGCTGCGCAGGGTGGCGCCCCACAGCATGTCCTCGTGCCAGAGGTCCGAGGAGTAGGCGAACTCGCCGCGGACCTTCAGGGTGCCGTCCGGGCGCAGCGGGCTTTCGCCGATGCCGCCGGCGATCGTGTCGTGCAGCTCCTGAGGGGAGCGGGCCGGGGCGCTCATCGGACGGCCTTCTTCGCGGCCGCGTCCCGGACGGCGTCGAGGATCTTCTCGTACCCGGTGCAGCGGCAGAGGTTCCCGGCGAGGGCCTCGCGGATCTCGACGTCGCTGGGGTCCGGGACGCGCTCGATCAGGTCGTGCGCGGCGACGAGCAGGCCGGGCGTGCAGAAGCCGCACTGGACGGCGCCCTGCTCGACGAACGACTCCTGCACCGGGTCGAGGTCGTCGCCGGAGGCCAGGCCCTCGACCGTGACGACCTCGCGGCCCTCGGTCTGGCCGGCCGCGACCAGGCACGCACACGCCGGGACGCCGTCGAGGTAGACCGTGCACGAGCCGCATTCGCCCTGTTCGCAGGCGTTCTTCGAGCCCGGCAGGCCGAGCCGCTCGCGCAGAACGTAGAGCAGGCTTTCGCCCTCCCAGACGTTGTCCGCCTGGCGGTGCTCGCCGTTGACGGTGACGTTCACGCGCACTTCGCGCTCCCTCCGCAATAGTCGGTCCAGGCCCAGGTCAGCGTCCGGCGCGCCATGACCCCCAGGGCATGGCGCCGGTAAGCGGCGCTGCCGCGGACGTCGTCGATCGGCGACGCGGCCGCGGCGACCAGGTCGCCGAAGCGGCGTTTCACCGAGTCGTTCAGCGCCTTGGGGGCGTCCCAGTTCAGCTCGCCGGCCAGGAACTCCTCGGCTTCGAGCGCCCGCCGCGGCGTGGGTGCGGCCGAGCCGACGCCGGTGCCGACCCGACGCTCCGCCGGGTGCAGCGCCAGCCCGAAGGCGGCGACCGCGATGACCATGGCGTTGCGGGTGCCGATCTTGCTGAACTGCTGGGGCCCGGTGGCCGGGGCCAGCAGCACCGACGTGATCAGCTCGTCCGGCTCCAAGACGTTGCGCTTCACCCCGGTGTAGAAGTCCTTCGCCGCGACGATCCGGGTGCCGCGGACCGAGGCGATCTCGACGTCGGCGCCGGCGGCCAGGAGCGCCGGGTGCGCATCACCCGCGGGCGAGGCCGCGCCGAGGTTGCCGCCCACGGTGCCGCGGTTGCGGATCTGCGGGGACCCGACGGTCCGCGCGGCCATCGCGAGGCCGGGCAGCTTCGCGCCGAGCTCGGCGATGATCCGGGTGTACGGCACGGCCGCGCCGAGCCGGATCCGGCCGCCGTCGGTGCCGTGCTCGTGGAGCTCGGCGACGCGGCCGAGGTCGAGCAGGGCTTCGGGACGGCGGTGGTCGAAGTTGAGCTCGACCATCACGTCCGTGCCCCCGGCGATCGGGACCGCACCGGGGGCCGCGGCCTTCGCGGCGAGCGCGTCGGCCAGCGTGGCGGGTCGGAGGAATTCCACTGTGGACGTCCTTTCGGGGCTGCTTCGGGAAGAAGTACACACGCTCGGGTGTGGTCGCGACCACGGCAAAACCCCTGAAAGACGGGTGAATTTACGGCTTCGGTTTGTACTTTCCGACAACCGCCTGCCCCCGGACGCGGAAAGGCCGCCGCACGAGGTCAGGGTCTCGTGCAGCGGCCGTGGTCACGCAGGTGGTCGTGAGTGTTGAGTCGGGTTCTAACCCGACTCAACACTCACGAGCGTCACGCGGGCTCGAACTCCTTGACGGCGTCGAGCGCGGCACCCATGGCGGCGTTGCCCTCGCGTTCGATCATGATCTCCACCAGCACCGGGCGGCTGGTCCGCTCGGCCTCCTTGCGGGCCCATTCGAGCGACGTCCGGATCTCCCCCGGCTCGTGCACGCGGGTGCCCGAGCAGCCGTAGGCCTCCATGATCTTGACGTTGTCCGTGCCGTTCGCGTCGTAGTGGATGTCGACCTCGAAGTTCATGTCATACGGGGTCTCGGCCTGCCGGATCAGGCCGAGGTACTCGTTGTTGAGCATGATCAGCACGAACCCGACGTCGTACTGCGCGGCCACCGCCAGCTCCTCGACGAGGAACTGGAACGAGTAGTCGCCGACCACGCCGACGACTTCGGCCCCGGGCCGCGCCTTCTTGACACCGATCGCGGCGGGGATCTCCCAGCCGAGCGGCCCGGCCTGGCCGCACACCTGGTAGTGCCGCGGCTTGTGCGCCTGCTGGAACTGGCCCGACCAGATCTGGTAGAGCCCGATCGCGGTGACGAAGTACGTGTCCTCGCCGAAGGTTTCGTTGATCTCCTTGAAAACCCGCGGCGCCTTGATCGGCAGGGAGTCGAAGTCGTCGCGCCGGGGAAGCGCTTCCTTCAGCTCCGCGATCCGGCCCACCCACTCACGGCGCGGCTCGGTGGCACGCTTCTCGAGCGCCACCAGCAGCGCGTCGAGGAACTCACCCGTGTCCGAGACGATGCCGAGGTCCGGGCCGAACACCTTGCCCAGCTGGGTGGGCTCGATGTCGACGTGGATGAACTTCCGCTCGCCCCGGTACACCGACAGCTCGCCGGTGTGCCGGTCGCCGAACCGCGCGCCCAGCGCCAGCACCAGATCCGACTCCAGGAAGGCCGCGTTCGCCCAGCGCTGCGACGTCTGGATGCCGGCCATCCCGGCGAACAGAGGGTGGTCCTCGGGGAAGCTCCCCTTGCCCATCAGTGTCACCTGGACCGGGACGTCGAGGCGCTCGGCCGCGGCCCGCAGCCGGTCGCTGGCCTCACCGAGGACGACCCCGCCGCCGGCCAGGATCAGCGGGCGTTCCGCGGCCAGGAGCAGGTCGAGGGCCCGCTCGACCCGCGCGGCGGCCGGCGTCACCCGGGTCACCGGCAGCGGCGAGTCGATCGAGGAGTCCCACTCGATGTCCTGCTTCTGGACGTCGATCGGCAGGTCGATCAGGACCGGGCCCGGCCGGCCGGAGCGGGCGACCCGGAACGCCTCGCGGAAGATCCACGGCAGCTGTGCGGCTTCCTTGACCTGCACCGCCCACTTCGTCACCGGCTTGGCGATCTCGACGATGTCCACCGCCTGGAAGGCTTCCTGGTGCAGCTTGGTCGTCGCCGCCTGGCCGGTGATGCAGATCATCGGGATCGAGTCCGCGTGCGCGGTGTAGAGCCCGGTGATCATGTTGGTGCCGGCCGGCCCCGACGTGCCGATGGCGACGCCGACGTTGCCGTTCGTCCGGGCCCAGCCGTCGGCCATGTGCGTCGCGCCCTCTTCGTGGCGGACGATCAGGTGCTCGATGGCCCGGCCTTGTAGGGCGTTGTACAGCGGGAGGATGGCCGCGCCGGGGCAGCCGAAGACGGTGTCGACGCCTTCGCTTTCCAGGACGTCGACGACCGCTTGCATGGCGGGGATTCTGGGCATGTCACACCTCCGCCGGGACGCGGCCCGACAACTGTTCGACGACCTTCAGCAAGGCCGAGTGGTCCAGGGAGCCGTACCCCATGGCGCGGCCGGCGGCGACGAGCTGGGCGACCAGCCCGGTGAGCGGGAGCGCGACGTCGGCCTGCCGGGCGGCGGCCAGCGCGATGCCCATGTCCTTGTGGTGCAGGTCGATCCGGAAGCCGGGGGCGAACCGGCGCTCCACCATGGACTCGCGCTTGAGTTCGAGGATGCGGCTGCCCGCCAGCCCGCCGGCGAGCACGTCGAGCCCCGTGGCGGCGTCCACACCGGACGCTTCGAGCAGCACGATCGCCTCGGCGACCAGGCCGTAGATCCCGCCGACGACGAGCTGGTTGGCGGCCTTCACGACCTGGCCGGCCCCGTGCGGGCCGACGTGCACGATCGTCTTGCCAAGCGCCTCCAGCACCGGCTTCCCGGCTTCGAAGTCCTCCTCGGCGCCCCCGACCATGATGGACAGCGCCGCCTGCTCGGCCCCGGCCTGACCGCCGGACACGGGCGCGTCGAGGACGCGGATCTTCCTGTCCCGCGCGGCTTCCGCGATCGCGATCGACGTCTCGGGCCGGATCGTGCTCATGTCGATGAGCAGCGCGCCGGGCTCGGCGGCGTCGAGCACGCCACCGGCGGCCAGCACGACCTCCTCGACCTGCGGGTGGTTCGGCAGCATCGTGATCACCACGTCCGCCCCGGTCACCGCGTCGGCGACACCGGTCGCGGCGCGCCCGCCGGCGGCCCGCAGCTTCTCCCCCGCGGCCGGGGTGACGTCGTAGCCGCTGACGTCGTGCCCGGCCGCGACCAGGTGCGCGGCCATCGGCGCGCCCATCACGCCCAGTCCGATGAATCCCAGTTTCATGCTCGTCCCCTTCGGGTGATCGGCAGCCAGTCCAGCGACGCGAGGGTGTCGGGCTCCGGGACGTACTCGATCCCGACGAACCCGTCGTAGCCCGCGCCCTGCAGCTTCGCGAGGTGTCCCTCGATGTCCAGCGAGCCGGTGCCGGGCTGGTGGCGCCCGGGCGCGTCGGCGATCTGCACGTGCCCGATCCGGGCGATGTGCTGTGTCGCCAAGGCGTCGAGGTCGTCGTCGTTGACTGCCAGGTGGTACAGGTCGGCCAGCAGCCGCACGTTGTCGCGCCCGAGGTCGTCGAGCACGGCCACGGCGTCCGCGGCGGTCTTGAGCGGGTAGCGGTCCGCGCCGGAGAGCGGTTCGAGGACCAGCTGCGCGCCGATCTTCGCGGCCGCTTCCGCGGCGGTGGCGAGGTGCACCAGCGCCAGGTCGTCCTGCTTGACGGGGTCTTCGCCGTCGAGCCGGTTGCCGTAGAGCGCGTTGAAGCTGCGGCAGCCGGTGCGCTCGGCGATGCCCAGCGCCACGACGAGGCTGTCGGCGAACTCCGCCTCGCGGCCGAGCCACGACACCAGCCCCCGCTCCCCCGCCGCCATGTCCCCGGCGTAGAAGTTCAGCCCGCGCAGCCGGACGCCGTCGAGGCTCTTCACGAAGGCGTCCACCTCGTCCCGCGCGGGTACGGCGGACTCGAACGGCCACCAGTACTCGACGTCGGTGAAGCCCGCCGCCCGCGCGGCCGCCGCGCGCTCGAGGAGGGGGACCTCCTTGAACAGCAGCGACAGGTTGACGACGTACGGCAGGGAGTGCTCGGGCATCGCTACCTCAAATTTCGCTATCCGGAATTTTTCTTTCGCATATCGAGAATAGCCGCCGACCTGCGGCGCGGTCAACGGCCGAGACGACGAAGGCGCCGCGGCTCGTCGAGCCACGGCGCCTCCGCGTCGGGTGGAGCTACCGGTTCTGGACGTGCTGCCAGCCGAAGCGGCCCTTGATGCAGAGGTTGCCGTGCGTCACCGAGCTCTCGTGCGGCGAAGCCACCTTCACGATCTCGTTGTCCTGGACGTGCAGGGTCAGGGTGCAGCCCACCCCGCAGAACGTGCAGACGGTCGTCGTCGCCGTCTGGCGGGACTCGTCCCACGAACCGTCGGCGCGCTTGTCGTACTCGCGCTTGAAGCTCAGCGCGCCGGTCGGGCAGACCTCCACGCAGTTGCCGCAGTACACGCACGCGCTGTCCGGCAGCGGGTTCGAGAACTCCGTCGAGATCCGCGCGTCGAAGCCCCGGCCCGCCACGGTGATCGCGAACGAGTTCTGCCACTGCTCGCCGCACGCGTCGACGCACTTGTAGCAGAGGATGCACTTCCCGTAGTCGCGGACGTAGAGCTCGTTGTCCACAATGGCCGGTTGGGCGACCGTCGCGGCGTCCGGGCCGAAGCGGTCCGGGTCCGCGCCCGTCTCCGCCAGCCAGCGCGCGACCTCCGGCGTGGTCGACAGGTCCGCCGCCGAAGCGAGGAGTTCCAGCACCACCTTGCGGCTCGTCCGGGTGCGCTCGGAGTCGGTGTGCACCACCATGCCCGGCTCGGCCTTGCGGGAGCACGACGGCACCAGCGTCCGCGAGCCCTCGACTTCCACCATGCAGACGCGGCAGGCGTTCGCCGGTTCGAGGGTGTCGCCGTAGCACAGCGTCGGGATCTCCTTCCCGGCCGCCGCGCACGCGTCGAGGATCGTCGAACCCTCCGGGACGCGCACCGTCGAACCGTCCACGGTGAACTCGACCAGCCGCTTCGGGATCCCGATGTCCACAATGGTCATTGCAGCGCTCCCAGCCGGTCGATGGCGGATTCGATGGCGTTCCAGGCGGTCTGGCCGAGGCCGCAGATCGACGAGTCGCGCATCACCCCGCCCACCTCCCGCAGCAGCGGCCGCTCCTCGGTACCCGCCGCGAGGACGCGCCGGATCGCCTCTTCCTGCCGCACGGTCCCGATCCGGCACGGGACGCACTGCCCGCACGACTCGTCGCGGAAGAACTCCGCGATCCGCAGCAGGAACCCGCCGAGGTCGGCCAGGTCGTCGAGGACCAGCACGACGCCGGAACCGAGCGTCGTCTTCGCCGCCCGCGCGTCCTCCATGGTCAGCGGCAGGTCCAGTTCGTCGGGCCGGACGAACCCGCCGGCCGCGCCGCCGAGCAGGATCGCCCGCAGCGCGCGCCCTTCCGGTACTCCCCCGGCCAAGGCGAGCAGCTCCCGCAGCGTCGTGCCGAAGGGGACTTCGTAGACGCCGGGCCGTTCGACGTTGCCGGACAGGCAGAACAGCTTCGGGCCCGCCGAGGCCTCGGTGCCGATCGCCCGGTACGCGGCCGCGCCCTCGGTGAGGATCAGCGGCAGGTTCACCAGCGTCTCGACGTTGTTGACCACGGTCGGCTTGCCGAACAGCCCCCGCTCGACCGGGAACGGCGGCTTCGTGCGCGGTTCCCCGCGGAAGCCCTCGATCGAGTTGAAGATCGCGGTCTCCTCGCCGCAGATGTACGCTCCCGCCCCGCGCCGGATCTCGATGTCGAACGAGAACCCTTCGTGACCCATGACGTCCACCCCGAGGAACCCGCGTTCCCGGGCCACCTCGATGGCGTTCCGCAGCAGCCGCAGCGCCCGCGGGTACTCGCCCCGCAGGTAGACGTACCCCTGTCGGGCGCCGATCGCGAACGCGGCGATCGTCATCGACTCCACCAGCGCGAACGGGTCGCCTTCGAGCAGCACGCGGTCCTTGAACGTGCCGGGCTCGCTCTCGTCGGCGTTGCACACCAGGTAGTGCGGCCCGGCGGGCTGCGCGGCGGTGGCCGCCCACTTCCGCCCGGTCGGGAAGGCCGCCCCGCCGCGGCCGAGCAGCCCGGCGTCGGTGACCTCGCGGAGCACCGCGGCCTCACCCATCCGCAGGGCGTTCCGCAGCGCCGCGTAGCCGCCCGTCGCGCGGTATCCGTCCACACTGGACGGATCGACGACGCCGACCCGGCGCAGCAGCCGGAGTCCGTCCTTCTGGTGGATCAGCGGCGGCGAACCGTCCGAAGCGGACGGTTCCCGCTGGGCGGCCAGCACCGCCGAAGCACCGGTGGCCGGGGCGACCAGCTCGGTGGTGGCCGGGTCGCCCGCCTGGAACGTCAGCGCCGCGGGGGCCCGTTCGCAGACGCCGAGGCACGGGCTGCGCAGCCACGTGACCCCGTCGCGCGCCTTCCCCGCGGCGCCGACGTGCTCGGTGAGGACGTCGCACACGGTCTCCCCGCCGCGCACCCGGCACGCCAGGTCGGTGCACACGTGCACAACCCGCTCGGGGCGTTCCTCGAGCGCGAACAGCGAGTAGAAGCTGGCCACGCCGTACGCGTCGGCCGGCGGGACGTGCAGCGTCTCGCAAATGAGGTTCAGCGCGCCCTGGCTGATCCAGCCGACCCGGTCGTTGACCGCGTGCAGCGCTGGCAGCAGCTGGTCGCGGCCGCCGCCCGCGAAGCCGGCGACCGCCTCCCGTTCCGCGCGCGACGCGACGGCGTCCAGGAGCTTCAGGTCCACTTCAGACCTCCACAGGCAGCTTGTCGACCCGGATGGCCGCGGCTTTGTACTCCGCGGTCCCGGCGATCGGGCAGGTCGCCTCGATCGTGATGACGTTGACGTCGATCTCGTCCGGGAAGTGGAACGTCATGAACGCAAGCCCTGGCTTCAGGCCCTTGTCGAGCCGGACCGGGGCGACGATCTCCCCGCGCCGCGAAGAGATGCGGACCAGCTCGTCCGGGACGACACCGAGGGCGCGAGCGTCCTCCGGGCACAGGTCGAGCGTCTCGCCTTGCCGGAGCGGAGACGGGAACCCGCCCGACTGGACGCCGGTGTTGTAGGAGTCGAGCCGGCGGCCGGTGGTCAGCCGGATCGGGAACTCCTCGGTGAGCAGGTCGACCGGCGGGCTGTGCTCGATCACCGTGAACGGCGCCGGGCGCCCGCGTTCGGC of Amycolatopsis solani contains these proteins:
- a CDS encoding NAD(P)H-dependent oxidoreductase subunit E, translating into MDLKLLDAVASRAEREAVAGFAGGGRDQLLPALHAVNDRVGWISQGALNLICETLHVPPADAYGVASFYSLFALEERPERVVHVCTDLACRVRGGETVCDVLTEHVGAAGKARDGVTWLRSPCLGVCERAPAALTFQAGDPATTELVAPATGASAVLAAQREPSASDGSPPLIHQKDGLRLLRRVGVVDPSSVDGYRATGGYAALRNALRMGEAAVLREVTDAGLLGRGGAAFPTGRKWAATAAQPAGPHYLVCNADESEPGTFKDRVLLEGDPFALVESMTIAAFAIGARQGYVYLRGEYPRALRLLRNAIEVARERGFLGVDVMGHEGFSFDIEIRRGAGAYICGEETAIFNSIEGFRGEPRTKPPFPVERGLFGKPTVVNNVETLVNLPLILTEGAAAYRAIGTEASAGPKLFCLSGNVERPGVYEVPFGTTLRELLALAGGVPEGRALRAILLGGAAGGFVRPDELDLPLTMEDARAAKTTLGSGVVLVLDDLADLGGFLLRIAEFFRDESCGQCVPCRIGTVRQEEAIRRVLAAGTEERPLLREVGGVMRDSSICGLGQTAWNAIESAIDRLGALQ
- the gcl gene encoding glyoxylate carboligase, producing the protein MPRIPAMQAVVDVLESEGVDTVFGCPGAAILPLYNALQGRAIEHLIVRHEEGATHMADGWARTNGNVGVAIGTSGPAGTNMITGLYTAHADSIPMICITGQAATTKLHQEAFQAVDIVEIAKPVTKWAVQVKEAAQLPWIFREAFRVARSGRPGPVLIDLPIDVQKQDIEWDSSIDSPLPVTRVTPAAARVERALDLLLAAERPLILAGGGVVLGEASDRLRAAAERLDVPVQVTLMGKGSFPEDHPLFAGMAGIQTSQRWANAAFLESDLVLALGARFGDRHTGELSVYRGERKFIHVDIEPTQLGKVFGPDLGIVSDTGEFLDALLVALEKRATEPRREWVGRIAELKEALPRRDDFDSLPIKAPRVFKEINETFGEDTYFVTAIGLYQIWSGQFQQAHKPRHYQVCGQAGPLGWEIPAAIGVKKARPGAEVVGVVGDYSFQFLVEELAVAAQYDVGFVLIMLNNEYLGLIRQAETPYDMNFEVDIHYDANGTDNVKIMEAYGCSGTRVHEPGEIRTSLEWARKEAERTSRPVLVEIMIEREGNAAMGAALDAVKEFEPA
- a CDS encoding 2-hydroxy-3-oxopropionate reductase; this translates as MKLGFIGLGVMGAPMAAHLVAAGHDVSGYDVTPAAGEKLRAAGGRAATGVADAVTGADVVITMLPNHPQVEEVVLAAGGVLDAAEPGALLIDMSTIRPETSIAIAEAARDRKIRVLDAPVSGGQAGAEQAALSIMVGGAEEDFEAGKPVLEALGKTIVHVGPHGAGQVVKAANQLVVGGIYGLVAEAIVLLEASGVDAATGLDVLAGGLAGSRILELKRESMVERRFAPGFRIDLHHKDMGIALAAARQADVALPLTGLVAQLVAAGRAMGYGSLDHSALLKVVEQLSGRVPAEV
- a CDS encoding hydroxypyruvate isomerase family protein, with the translated sequence MPEHSLPYVVNLSLLFKEVPLLERAAAARAAGFTDVEYWWPFESAVPARDEVDAFVKSLDGVRLRGLNFYAGDMAAGERGLVSWLGREAEFADSLVVALGIAERTGCRSFNALYGNRLDGEDPVKQDDLALVHLATAAEAAAKIGAQLVLEPLSGADRYPLKTAADAVAVLDDLGRDNVRLLADLYHLAVNDDDLDALATQHIARIGHVQIADAPGRHQPGTGSLDIEGHLAKLQGAGYDGFVGIEYVPEPDTLASLDWLPITRRGRA
- a CDS encoding 2Fe-2S iron-sulfur cluster-binding protein; protein product: MTIVDIGIPKRLVEFTVDGSTVRVPEGSTILDACAAAGKEIPTLCYGDTLEPANACRVCMVEVEGSRTLVPSCSRKAEPGMVVHTDSERTRTSRKVVLELLASAADLSTTPEVARWLAETGADPDRFGPDAATVAQPAIVDNELYVRDYGKCILCYKCVDACGEQWQNSFAITVAGRGFDARISTEFSNPLPDSACVYCGNCVEVCPTGALSFKREYDKRADGSWDESRQTATTTVCTFCGVGCTLTLHVQDNEIVKVASPHESSVTHGNLCIKGRFGWQHVQNR
- a CDS encoding FAD binding domain-containing protein, translating into MEFLRPATLADALAAKAAAPGAVPIAGGTDVMVELNFDHRRPEALLDLGRVAELHEHGTDGGRIRLGAAVPYTRIIAELGAKLPGLAMAARTVGSPQIRNRGTVGGNLGAASPAGDAHPALLAAGADVEIASVRGTRIVAAKDFYTGVKRNVLEPDELITSVLLAPATGPQQFSKIGTRNAMVIAVAAFGLALHPAERRVGTGVGSAAPTPRRALEAEEFLAGELNWDAPKALNDSVKRRFGDLVAAAASPIDDVRGSAAYRRHALGVMARRTLTWAWTDYCGGSAKCA
- a CDS encoding (2Fe-2S)-binding protein, which translates into the protein MRVNVTVNGEHRQADNVWEGESLLYVLRERLGLPGSKNACEQGECGSCTVYLDGVPACACLVAAGQTEGREVVTVEGLASGDDLDPVQESFVEQGAVQCGFCTPGLLVAAHDLIERVPDPSDVEIREALAGNLCRCTGYEKILDAVRDAAAKKAVR